CAGATCCTGAGCGCCATCGGTCGCTTCACGGATCTTTTCCAGTTCGTCGAGCGAATCGAGGCTGAACGTGCGCACGCCGTAGGTCTTGTAGGCCTCGGCAATGGCGCGCGGCGCCTTGACCGGGTGCATGAAGCACAGCGTGGCTTCGGGCAGGACCGAGCGCACCAGACGCACTTCGGTGATCGAAGCGACATCGTAATGGGTGACCCCGGCGTCCCAGAGCACGCGCAGAAGGTCAGGGGAAGGGTTCGCTTTCACCGCATAGAGCGACTTGCCCGGAAACTTCTCGACAAAGAAGCGGGCTGCGCGCGCGGCTGCATGCGGGCGGTTGAGAATGGCGGGTTGGTCAGGCGCGGTGGCGCGAACTACAGCCCGTGCATCAAGATAATTGTGCAACTCAAGGGACCCCCAAACAAAACGTGGAACGAAAAGCTGCCTTGCGGTTTGGAAGTCCCCATGGGGCAGCGAGGAAGCGCTAAATAGGGCCGGTGGAACGAAGTTCAAGCGAAAAAAATCACAGCTTCACAAATCTGTCACATTGCAGGCCGCACCCCGGCGCACACCTGCCCCGTCCGGGCGCAGAAATGGTCCCCGGACGACACGACAGGATCATGATTCAAAACAAAATTACCGAATTTATCCGAGGCGGTCGCGGAAATCCTCGTAGGCGAAAGTCCGCAGGCATTCGAGCGTGTCGGTCGCACTGTCCCAGAGCCAGATCGAAGGCAGCGGCACCCCGTTGAAGGTGGTGGTCTTGACCATCGAGTAATGGGCCTGATCAAGGAAGGCGAACCGCACGCCCGGCTCGGCGCGAACCGGCAGGCGGTAGTCGCCGATCACGTCGCCCGCCAGACACGAAGGCCCGCCCAGACGCACCGGCGCATCGGCGCCATCGGTGCCCTCGTATTCGTCGATGGGCCGCTCGCCGAGCATGGCCGGACGATAGGGCGCCTCGATCACGTCGGGCATGTGGCAGGTCGCCGAAATGTCGGTGATGGCGATGTCCATGCCGTTCCAGTGCCGGTCGAGCACGGTGCCCACGAGGATGCCCGCGTCGAGCGCGACGGCCTCGCCCGGTTCGAGATAGATCTCGCAGCCGGTTTCCGCCTTTACCGCCTTGAGGAAGGCGACCAGATCGTCGCGCTGATAGTCGGCGCGGGTCACATGGTGGCCGCCGCCAAAGTTGAGCCACTTGAGCTGGCCGAAGAACGGCGCGATGCGGGGCTTGAGCGCCTCCCACGTGCGTTCCAGCGGCTCGAAGTCCTGCTCGCACAGCGTGTGGAAATGCAGGCCCGAGACGCCTTCGAGGTGTTCCGGCGTCAACTGGTCGACCGGAAAGCCGAGGCGCGAATGGGGGGCGCAGGGGTCGTAGCGCGGCACTTCGCCTTCGGCATGGAGCGGGTTGATCCGCAGGCCCACGTCGAACACCTTGCCCGCTGCGCGCGCGGCGGCCAGCTCGGGCGCGAACCGCGCGATCTGGAACGGCGAATTGAAGATCACATGGTCGGACAAGTCGAGGATCTCGGGCAGATCCTCGCCCTTGTAGGCCGCGCAATAGGTCGCGATCTCGCCCCTGTAATGCTCGGCAGCAAGCTTGGCCTCCCACAGGCCCGATGTGCACACCCCGTCGAGATAGTCCCCGACGATCGGCGCGACCTTCCACATCGAGAAGGCCTTGAGCGCGCTGAGCACCTTGATCCCGGCCCGGTCGCGGATGTCGGCCAGAACCGCCAGATTGCGGCGCAGGGCCTGAACGTCGACGACAAACGAGGGGCTGTCGACGCGCGACAGGTCGAAATGGGCAAAGGCGCCCGGATCACCGGCTCTGGTTTCCATGGGAGGCGAGGCCTTTCGGGAGAGATGCAAGAGAGGGGTCTTGAAACGACGGACGCCAGCCCCGCAAGGACTGCGGAAAGCCGGCGCCGGATACTTTGCCATATCGGCCCCCGCCGCCCTCCCTGCAAGGGACGGGCCACGGGTGGCCTCAGAACCGCAGGATCAGAATTCCAGCGGCCCGGCCAGTTCCTTGACCTGCCAGGGCAGGCCATGGGCATTGAGCATGTCCATGAACGGATCGGGATCGAGCTGTTCGATGTTGAACACGCCCTCGCCCTTCCACAGGCCCTGCACGACCAGCGCCGCGCCGATCATTGCGGGAACGCCGGTGGTGTAGCTGACGGCCTGGTTGCCGGTTTCGGCAAAGGCGTCTTCGTGGTCGCAGATGTTGTAGATGTAGAAGGTCTTCTCCACCCCATCCTTGGTGCCCGTGGCGATGTCGCCGATGTTGGTCTTGCCCTTGGTGGTGGCGCCCAGCGAGGCAGGCTCGGGCAGGACGGCCTTGAGGAACTGGAGCGGGATGATCTCCTTGCCCTCGTAGATCACCGGGTCGATGCGGGTCATGCCCACGTTCTGGAGCACGGTGAGGTGGGTGATGTACGCATCGCCAAAGGTCATCCAGAAGCGGATGCGCTCGATCTCGGGCAGGTGCGTCTTGAGGCTTTCGATTTCCTCGTGATACATCAGGTACATGTTCTTGGGGCCAACGGCCTCGAAATCGAACTGGTGGCGGATCGTGAGCGCCGGGGTTTCCACCCATTCGCCGTTGAGCCAGTGACGCGCGGGCGCGGTCACTTCGCGGATGTTGATTTCGGGGTTGAAGTTGGTGGCAAAGTGCTGGCCATGGTCGCCGCCGTTGCAATCAAGAATGTCGAGCGTCTTGATCGTGTCGAGCTTGTGCTTCTTGAGCCAGGTGGCGAAGACCGAGGTCACGCCCGGATCGAAGCCCGAGCCGAGCAGGGCCATCAGGCCCTTTTCCTTGAAGCGTTCCTGATAGGCCCACTGCCACTTGTATTCGAACTTGGCTTCTTCGCGCGGTTCGTAGTTGGCGGTGTCCATGTAGTTGACGCCAGCGGCAAGGCAGGCGTCCATGATCGTCAGATCCTGGTAGGGCAGCGCGAGGTTGACCACCAGCACGGGCTTGACCTCGTTGATCAGCGCGGTCGTCGCGGCCACGTCGTCCGCGTCGATCTGGTAGGTCGCCACGTCGACCCCGGTGCGTTCCTTCACCGAGGCGGCGATTGCGTCGCACTTGCTCTTGGTGCGGCTGGCAAGGGCGATGCCGGTAAAGATATCGGCATTCATCGCCATCTTGTGAACCGCAACCGAGCCGACGCCACCGGCACCAATCACAAGAACCTTTGCCATCGTCACTCCATCATCCATCAAAACAGGGGGAATATCCCGCCGATCCTGCCACAGGACCGCGGAGGTTTCATGGCAAGGCCCATAAGCCAAGCCCATGACAAACCCAAGACCCTTGTGACCGGCTGTGTGCCCCGCAAGGCATGCCCTGCCCCTGTTTTGGCGAAATAGGTGGGGAAAGCTCTCCATGCCCGCACCAGCCACGCGAGCCACAATTGCCACAATCCCGCAATGCCACGCGCGTAAAGCAGCGCCCATCCATACGCATGGGAAGTCCACAGACCATGGAATTGCGCAAGAAGTCCAAGCCCGAAGCCGCTGCCGAGCAATCCCCTCCCGCCCACTCCCCTCTCGTGCGCTCCGTCGTGCGCAAGGGAGCGGGCATGGCGAACCGTCTGCTCGACCACACGTTCGCGCTCGCGTTTCGCGGCCTTGTCTATGCCCAGATCTGGGAAGACCCCGAAGTCGACATGGAAGCCTTGCAGATTCGCCCCGACAGCCGCGTCGTGGCCATCGCCAGCGGCGGGTGCAACGTGCTGTCCTATCTGGTCGCCGATCCGGCCAGCATCACTGCGGTCGATCTCAACACCGCGCACATCGCGCTCAACAAGCTCAAGCTGGCCGCAGCCCAGACCCTGCCCGACCATGCGCAGTTCCACCGCTTCTTCGCCCAGGCCGACAGCCCGGCCAATATCGCGACCTATCGCGCCAAGCTCGCCCCCCTGCTCGACGAACCGACGCGCCGCTATTGGGAAGGGCGCGACCTGATCGGGCGGCGGCGCATCGGCGGGTTCTCGCGCGGGATCTACAAGCGCGGACTGCTGGGCAATTTCATCGGCGTGGCGCACCTGCTCGCGCGGCTCTATCGGATCGACCTTGCGCGCATTCTGGCCGCGCCCACGCTCGAAGCCCAGCGCGCGGTGTTCGAGGCCGAACTGGCCCCTGTCTTCGACAAGCGCTTCGTGCGCTGGCTGACCGACCAGCCCGCCTCGCTGTTCGGGCTGGGCATTCCCCCGGCGCAGTTCGATGCGCTGGCGGGCGACCAGCGCATGGCGCAAGTCCTGCGGCGGCGCCTCGAACGGCTCGCCTGCGATTTTCCCGTGGCCGAAAACTATTTCGCCTGGCAGGCTTTTTCGCGCGGCTATGCCCGCGACGGGCAAGGCCCCCTGCCCCCCTATCTCCAGCGCGCCAACTGGCAGGCCGTTCGCGAGCGCGCATCGCGGGTGCAGGTGATCCACGCCAATTTCACCGAGCATCTGGCCACCCTGCCCGATGCCTCGCGCGACCGTTATGTCCTGCTCGACGCGCAGGACTGGATGACCGACGCCCAGCTCAACGCGCTCTGGCAGGAAATCACCCGCACCGCCCGGCCCGGCGCGCGCGTGCTGTTCCGCACCGCCGCCCAGCCCAGCCTGCTGCCCGGACGCCTCGCGCCCGAGCTGCTCGCCCGCTGGCGCTACCATGCCCGCGAATGCGAAGGGTTCACCGCGCGCGACCGCTCCTCGATCTATGGCGGCGTCCACCTCTACAGCCTCATCCCATGACATCGGCCCCCACCAAAACCGGCACACAGACAGGCGGCGCACATGCCGCGCTGATGGACGCGATCTATCGGCGTCAGGCGCGCATCTATGACGTGACGCGCAAGTACTACCTGTTCGGGCGCGACCGGATGATCGGCGAACTGAAAGCGCCGCCGGGGGCGCGCGTGCTCGAACTGGGTTGCGGAACGGGGCGCAACCTGGCCCAGATCGCCCGCGCCTGGCCGGGCGCGCGGCTGCATGGGCTGGATATTTCGCCCGCCATGCTCACCGTCGCGCGCGACAGGCTGGGCGGGCGGGCACGGCTGGCGCAGGGCGACGCCACCGATTTCGCGCCCCAGGCCCTGTTCGGGTGCGACACGTTCGACCGCGTGGTCTTCTCGTTCGTGCTCTCGATGATCCCCGACTGGCCCGGCGCGCTCGCACAGGCGATCCGGGTTCTGGCGCCGGGCGGGGCGATCCACATCGTCGATTTTCACAATTGTCAGGGCCTGCCCGGCCCGCTCGCGCGCCTGCTGCGCGCGTGGCTTGCGCATTTTCATGTCACCCCGCGCCTGACACTGGCCGACGAAGCGCGGGCGCAGGCGGCACAGGCAGGCCTCGCCTTGCGGGTCATCACCGGCCCGCTCGGCTACTACCGGCTGATCACGCTTACCCGCGCGGGGTGAACGGTATCAAGCCGCCGTTTCGCGCACGAACAGGCTGGCGAGTTCGACATGGGTGGACCAGCGGAACTGGCCCACGGCCTTCAGGCCCGCCAGCCGATAGCCCGCCGCCACCATGGTCGCCGCATCACGCGCCCAGCTTGCCGGGTTGCAGCTGATGTAGACCACGCGGACCACCGTGCTCTCCGCTATCTGCGCCACCTGCTCGCGCGCACCGGCACGCGGCGGGTCGATCAGCACGGCGGCGAAGCGATTGAGTTCTTCGGCACGCAGCGGGTTGCGGAACAGGTCGCGGTGGAGCGCATGGACCGGGCGCCCGTTCATCCGGGCCGCCGCCTGACAGGCCAGATGGCTGTCGCGTGCGGCTTCCACGGCCAGAACCTTGGTGGCCGGGCTGTCCGTCGATGCGCTTGCCAGCGCAAAGGCAAAAGTGCCCAGCCCCGAAAACAGGTCGGCCACGGTCGGCACGCCCGCCAGCCAGCCGCGCGCGGCCTCGACCAGCGCGTCCTGCCCATCGGCGGTCGCCTGAAGGAACGCGCCCGAAGGCAGGCCAACCGCCGTGCCGCCCAGCGTAATCGTGGCCGGGTCGGGCTCCCACGTCGTTTCCGGGCCATAGCCGGCGTCGAGCGTCAGGCGCGCAAGGCCATTGTCACGCGCGAAATCGAGCAGCGCCTCGGTCCTCGCAAGGCTGTCGGCCGAAAGGCCCGAAAGGCCCACGCAGACACCCTGATCGGCCAGCACCAGTTCGACATCGACCGCCAGCTTGCGATCCTGCCAGCTTTCCAGCAGGGCCCGCAGCGGCGCCACCAGCGCGAAGAGTTCGGGCGCGATCACCGCGCATTCGCGCAAGTCGATGGTCTTGTGCGAGCCCTGCTCGCGGAAACCGAGCACGACCCGGCGCCCGATGGCCTGCCCATGAAGCACCGCGCGCCGCCGCGTGCGCGGGGGCGAAAGATGCGTGGGCTCCATCGTGCCCGGATCGAGATCCTGCCCGCGCGCGGCCCCGGCCACACGAGCGGTCACATAGTCAGCCAGCGCCGCGTCCGAGAGGTGCTGCAACTGGCAACCGCCACAGGCCGGGAAATGACGGCACGAAGGCTCGACATGGTTGGGCCCCCAGGTCAGGCTGCCATCGGCCTCCAGAATGTCGCCGGGCGCGGACAGCGCGACATAGCGCCCGTCGGCAGTCGCGCCCTCGCCCTTGGCGGCGACGCGGACGATCTGTGCAGCCCCGTTCATGGCCCCGCTCATGCCAGCACCTCCGCCAGGGCGCCGCCAATGGCATGGGCAAGCTCTCCCGAGGTGAAGGCGCTGCCCGCCCGCTCCGCCGCGCGGCTGTGAAGCCAGAGCGCCTGCGCTGCTGCCGCGCCCGCATCGCGGGTGACGGCAAGGCGGCTGGCCACGGTTCCGGCCAGAACATCGCCCGATCCGGCCACCGAAAGCCACGAGGACGCACGCGACCCCATCGTCACCGATCCATCGGGCGCGGCGATCACGCTGCACGGCCCCTTGAGCAGGACATGCGCCCCGCTCGCCCGCGCCAGAGCGACCGCGCGCGCAGGCCGGTCGCCCTCGCCCGAAAGGCCGAAATTGTGTTCGAGCACCTGCATTTCCCCTTCATGCGGGGTCAGCACGCAAGCGCGCGTCGCCAGACCGTTCACGCCCGCAAGCCCCGGCTGGAGCAGCACCAGCGCGTCCGCATCGATCACCAGCGGCAGGCCCGAGGCCAGCGCCACATCGAGCTTTGCCCGCGCCGCGTCATCGCGCCCCAGCCCCGGCCCGACCAGCAGCGCGCCATAGCGCCCGTCGGCCAGCAGGTCTGGCAAAGCGCCCCGGCTCACCACCAGTTCGGCGGGCACACCCGAAGGCGCCTCGCCCCCGGTCAGCAGGCGGACATAGCCCGCCCCGCCGCGCAAGGCGGCCTGCGCCGACAGCAGCGTGGCCCCCGGCATGGCCCCCGCAACGATCCCGAGCAGCCCGCGCCGGTACTTGTGCGCATCGGGCGCGGGCGCGGCGATCACCGGGCGCGCAAGGACCTGTGCGGCGCCGGGCATAGCCTCCACGCCAATATCGACCAGCCGCACCGCGCCCATGGTCACGCAGGCCGGCATCATGAAATGCGCGGGCTTCCACGCGCCGAGCGCGAGGGTAAGCGTCCATTCGGGCAGGCCTTCATTGAGGAGGGCCCCCGTATCGGCATCGACCCCGCTGGGGAGGTCCACCGCCACGCGCATGGCATGGTGCGCGGCCAGATCGCCCAGCAGCGCGGCCAGATCATCGGACAGTGGGCGCGAGAGGCCGCTGCCGAACAGGCAATCGACCAGAACGCCCCCGCGCGGCAGGCCCTCTTGCGACAGAGCGGCCCCCGCCTCGCGCACTTCGCCCGCAAACAGGCTGCGCGCACGGCGGGCCGCATCGGTCTGCGGCGGACGCGCGGCCACCACGCAGACCGGCACATCGTGATCGGCCAGATACTGCGCGATCACATAGCCATCGCCGCCATTGTTGCCCGGCCCGCACAGCACCGTCACCGAACGCCCGGCAGCCAGACGGCGCACCCATTCGCCCGCCCCGCGCCCGGCGCGCTGCATCAGCGCATGGACATCGTGGCCCGCATCCATCAGCCCCTGCTCGGCGGCGCGCATCTGCGCCACGGTCAGGATCTGGCGGGCGGTTTGGGCCCTTTTGCGGGCATCATCGGTTCGGTTTGACATCAGACTTCACTTTTGCGGGAAAACGATAGCGGTCGCCGCCCAGATCGACTTCGAGGCGGCCATCGGCGAGCCAGCCGACACGGGCTTCTTCCACCCCGTCGGCAGCGATCACCCCGCGCCCGTCATCGACCTTGAGCAGACGGCGAAACCCGCCCGAAAGATGGTGGACGACCAGAAAATGCCGCCCCCCTTCCGCCACCTGCTCGACCTTGCAGGAGCGGGTAAAATCGCGCGCACCATCGGTGGCGCAATCGATCATCACCATCGGCACGTCCGGCGGATCGCCGCTGCCCTTTGCGCAGCCTGCAAGCAGGCCGCACACGAACAGCAGAACCCCGCCGGAAGCCGCGCGCACCATCAGTTCCGCTTCAACTGCGACAGATCGCGCACGGCGCCGCGCGCCGCGCTCGTGGTCATCGCGGCATAGGCCTGAAGCGCGACCGAAACCTGACGCGGACGCGGCTTGGCCGGCTTCCAGGCGTCGGCGCCCTTGGCTTCCATCGCGGCGCGGCGGCGGGCGAGTTCATCGGCGCTCACCAGAACGTCGATGGTGCGGCCCGGAATGTCGATGGCGATCCTATCGCCGGTCTCGACCAGGCCAATGTCGCCCCCCTCGGCAGCCTCGGGCGAGACGTGGCCGATCGACAGGCCCGAGCTGCCGCCCGAGAAGCGCCCGTCGGTGACGAGCGCGCAAGCCTTGCCCAGCCCCTTGGACTTGAGATAGCTGGTCGGATAGAGCATTTCCTGCATGCCCGGCCCGCCCTTGGGGCCTTCGTAGCGGATCAGCACGACATCGCCCTCGACGACCTGCCCGGTGAGGATCGCGGTCACCGCGGCGTCCTGGCTTTCATAGACCTTGGCGGGGCCGGTAAACTTGAGGATGCTGTCGTCCACCCCGGCGGTTTTCACGATGCAGCCATCGGCGGCGATATTGCCGCTGAGCACGGCAAGCCCGCCGTCCTGACTGAAGGCGTGGGTGGCCGAGCGGATCACGCCGTTCTCGCGGTCGAGATCCAGTTCGTCCCAGCGGCGATCCTGACTGAAGGCGACTTGCGTGGACACGCCGCCGGGCGCGGCGCGGAAGAATTCCTGCACGCCGGGCGAATTGGTCTGCGCGATGTCCCACTGGGCCAGCGCATCGGCCATCGTGCGGCTGTGGACGGTGGGCAGATCGGTGGTGAGCAGGCCTGCGCGGTCGAGTTCGCCCAGGATCGCCATGATCCCGCCCGCGCGGTGAACGTCTTCCATGTGCACGTCGTTCTTGGCCGGGGCGACCTTGGAGAGCACCGGCACGCGGCGCGACAGGCGGTCGATGTCGGCCATGGTGAAATCGACGCCCGCTTCCTGCGCGGCGGCGAGCAGGTGCAGCACGGTGTTGGTCGAGCCGCCCATGGCAATGTCCAGGCTCATCGCATTCTCGAAGGCCGGGAAGCTGGCGATGGCACGCGGAAGGGCGGTTTCATCGCCTTCCTCGTAATAGCGCTTGCACAGATCGACCGCGAGGCGACCGGCTTCGAGGAACAGGCGCTTGCGGTCGGCGTGGGTCGCCAGCGTCGAGCCATTGCCCGGCAGCGAAAGGCCGAGCGCCTCGGTCAGGCAGTTCATCGAATTGGCGGTGAACATGCCCGAGCACGACCCGCAGGTCGGGCAGGCCGAGCGCTCGATCGTCTCGACTTCTTCGTCGGTGAAGCTCTCGTCGGCCGCCGAAACCATCGCGTCGACCAGATCGAGCGCATGTTCCTTGCCGCGCAGAACGACCTTGCCCGCTTCCATCGGCCCGCCCGACACGAAGACGACCGGGATATTGATGCGCAGCGCGGCCATCAGCATGCCCGGCGTGATCTTGTCGCAGTTGGAGATGCAGACCATCGCGTCGGCGCAATGGGCATTGACCATGTATTCGACGCTGTCGGCGATCAGGTCGCGGCTGGGCAGCGAATAGAGCATGCCATCGTGGCCCATGGCGATGCCATCATCGACAGCGATGGTGTTGAATTCCTTGGCGACGCCGCCCGCCGCCTCGATTTCGCGGGCGACCATCTGGCCCAGGTCCTTGAGGTGGACGTGGCCGGGCACGAACTGGGTGAACGAGTTCACCACCGCGATGATCGGCTTGCCGAAATCGCTGTCCTTCATCCCCGTCGCGCGCCAGAGCCCGCGCGCGCCCGCCATGTTGCGGCCATGGGTGGTGGTGCGGGAGCGATAGGCAGGCATCGGGGAAACTCCAGATCAATTCGGCACAAAAACGGGCCCGCGCGAAAGCACGCGCAAGCCCATGCCCCCTACTCCACCGCGCCGCAAGCGTCGAAGGTTACATTTGCGACTTTTATCAGCGGTTCGCAGCAAGCCCGGCCATGACCTGCGGGATGATCCGCGCCAGCCGCGCGGCCCAGCGCGCCTGCCCGGCCTCCTCGCCGATCAAGTCCTGCCGGATCTCCAGCCCGA
The genomic region above belongs to Novosphingobium sp. IK01 and contains:
- a CDS encoding BtaA family protein, which codes for MANRLLDHTFALAFRGLVYAQIWEDPEVDMEALQIRPDSRVVAIASGGCNVLSYLVADPASITAVDLNTAHIALNKLKLAAAQTLPDHAQFHRFFAQADSPANIATYRAKLAPLLDEPTRRYWEGRDLIGRRRIGGFSRGIYKRGLLGNFIGVAHLLARLYRIDLARILAAPTLEAQRAVFEAELAPVFDKRFVRWLTDQPASLFGLGIPPAQFDALAGDQRMAQVLRRRLERLACDFPVAENYFAWQAFSRGYARDGQGPLPPYLQRANWQAVRERASRVQVIHANFTEHLATLPDASRDRYVLLDAQDWMTDAQLNALWQEITRTARPGARVLFRTAAQPSLLPGRLAPELLARWRYHARECEGFTARDRSSIYGGVHLYSLIP
- a CDS encoding saccharopine dehydrogenase family protein, giving the protein MAKVLVIGAGGVGSVAVHKMAMNADIFTGIALASRTKSKCDAIAASVKERTGVDVATYQIDADDVAATTALINEVKPVLVVNLALPYQDLTIMDACLAAGVNYMDTANYEPREEAKFEYKWQWAYQERFKEKGLMALLGSGFDPGVTSVFATWLKKHKLDTIKTLDILDCNGGDHGQHFATNFNPEINIREVTAPARHWLNGEWVETPALTIRHQFDFEAVGPKNMYLMYHEEIESLKTHLPEIERIRFWMTFGDAYITHLTVLQNVGMTRIDPVIYEGKEIIPLQFLKAVLPEPASLGATTKGKTNIGDIATGTKDGVEKTFYIYNICDHEDAFAETGNQAVSYTTGVPAMIGAALVVQGLWKGEGVFNIEQLDPDPFMDMLNAHGLPWQVKELAGPLEF
- a CDS encoding class I SAM-dependent RNA methyltransferase; translated protein: MNGAAQIVRVAAKGEGATADGRYVALSAPGDILEADGSLTWGPNHVEPSCRHFPACGGCQLQHLSDAALADYVTARVAGAARGQDLDPGTMEPTHLSPPRTRRRAVLHGQAIGRRVVLGFREQGSHKTIDLRECAVIAPELFALVAPLRALLESWQDRKLAVDVELVLADQGVCVGLSGLSADSLARTEALLDFARDNGLARLTLDAGYGPETTWEPDPATITLGGTAVGLPSGAFLQATADGQDALVEAARGWLAGVPTVADLFSGLGTFAFALASASTDSPATKVLAVEAARDSHLACQAAARMNGRPVHALHRDLFRNPLRAEELNRFAAVLIDPPRAGAREQVAQIAESTVVRVVYISCNPASWARDAATMVAAGYRLAGLKAVGQFRWSTHVELASLFVRETAA
- a CDS encoding NAD(P)H-hydrate epimerase, yielding MSNRTDDARKRAQTARQILTVAQMRAAEQGLMDAGHDVHALMQRAGRGAGEWVRRLAAGRSVTVLCGPGNNGGDGYVIAQYLADHDVPVCVVAARPPQTDAARRARSLFAGEVREAGAALSQEGLPRGGVLVDCLFGSGLSRPLSDDLAALLGDLAAHHAMRVAVDLPSGVDADTGALLNEGLPEWTLTLALGAWKPAHFMMPACVTMGAVRLVDIGVEAMPGAAQVLARPVIAAPAPDAHKYRRGLLGIVAGAMPGATLLSAQAALRGGAGYVRLLTGGEAPSGVPAELVVSRGALPDLLADGRYGALLVGPGLGRDDAARAKLDVALASGLPLVIDADALVLLQPGLAGVNGLATRACVLTPHEGEMQVLEHNFGLSGEGDRPARAVALARASGAHVLLKGPCSVIAAPDGSVTMGSRASSWLSVAGSGDVLAGTVASRLAVTRDAGAAAAQALWLHSRAAERAGSAFTSGELAHAIGGALAEVLA
- a CDS encoding class I SAM-dependent methyltransferase, which codes for MTSAPTKTGTQTGGAHAALMDAIYRRQARIYDVTRKYYLFGRDRMIGELKAPPGARVLELGCGTGRNLAQIARAWPGARLHGLDISPAMLTVARDRLGGRARLAQGDATDFAPQALFGCDTFDRVVFSFVLSMIPDWPGALAQAIRVLAPGGAIHIVDFHNCQGLPGPLARLLRAWLAHFHVTPRLTLADEARAQAAQAGLALRVITGPLGYYRLITLTRAG
- the ilvD gene encoding dihydroxy-acid dehydratase, with protein sequence MPAYRSRTTTHGRNMAGARGLWRATGMKDSDFGKPIIAVVNSFTQFVPGHVHLKDLGQMVAREIEAAGGVAKEFNTIAVDDGIAMGHDGMLYSLPSRDLIADSVEYMVNAHCADAMVCISNCDKITPGMLMAALRINIPVVFVSGGPMEAGKVVLRGKEHALDLVDAMVSAADESFTDEEVETIERSACPTCGSCSGMFTANSMNCLTEALGLSLPGNGSTLATHADRKRLFLEAGRLAVDLCKRYYEEGDETALPRAIASFPAFENAMSLDIAMGGSTNTVLHLLAAAQEAGVDFTMADIDRLSRRVPVLSKVAPAKNDVHMEDVHRAGGIMAILGELDRAGLLTTDLPTVHSRTMADALAQWDIAQTNSPGVQEFFRAAPGGVSTQVAFSQDRRWDELDLDRENGVIRSATHAFSQDGGLAVLSGNIAADGCIVKTAGVDDSILKFTGPAKVYESQDAAVTAILTGQVVEGDVVLIRYEGPKGGPGMQEMLYPTSYLKSKGLGKACALVTDGRFSGGSSGLSIGHVSPEAAEGGDIGLVETGDRIAIDIPGRTIDVLVSADELARRRAAMEAKGADAWKPAKPRPRQVSVALQAYAAMTTSAARGAVRDLSQLKRN
- a CDS encoding carboxynorspermidine decarboxylase, with the translated sequence METRAGDPGAFAHFDLSRVDSPSFVVDVQALRRNLAVLADIRDRAGIKVLSALKAFSMWKVAPIVGDYLDGVCTSGLWEAKLAAEHYRGEIATYCAAYKGEDLPEILDLSDHVIFNSPFQIARFAPELAAARAAGKVFDVGLRINPLHAEGEVPRYDPCAPHSRLGFPVDQLTPEHLEGVSGLHFHTLCEQDFEPLERTWEALKPRIAPFFGQLKWLNFGGGHHVTRADYQRDDLVAFLKAVKAETGCEIYLEPGEAVALDAGILVGTVLDRHWNGMDIAITDISATCHMPDVIEAPYRPAMLGERPIDEYEGTDGADAPVRLGGPSCLAGDVIGDYRLPVRAEPGVRFAFLDQAHYSMVKTTTFNGVPLPSIWLWDSATDTLECLRTFAYEDFRDRLG